The Sulfurimonas aquatica genomic sequence TGTTATACCCGTCAATCTTCCACAAGCAAAAACTTCAGATGAGGAAGATACAAAAAAAGAGGTGACAGTATACGTAAATGCAGAGGGCAAGACTTTTTTTGAAAAAGAGCCAGTTAGCTTAGAAGTGTTAGAGCAAAAGCTCGCTGCAGTTGAGAAAACACAGACGGTAATACTCAGAAGTGATAAGGAGTCTAAATTTCAAGACTTTGTAAGCGTTATGGATATTTTAAAAAAGCTAGGACACGAACAGCTCTACATAGTTACTAAAAAATAACTAGTAAGCTTTTTCTAAGAGTTTAAACTTTAGTTTTGACTCTTCGCGTTTAACTACTTCTGTCTTCTTATGAGTGTCTACTTTTACTTCTGTATCAAATATCTTTTTATCAAACACTTCTACGTCATGAAAAAGCGTCGCTGCCATAAAAAAGAGAATTACAATAACGACTATACTTGCATAAAAGAGAAGATAGTTTTTTATATGCCCAGATTCAAATGGATTTTCCAAAGATACCTCCTAAATTAAAGTCCTATATTCTAGCAAAAATGGACTTAAGTACTCTATCGTTAAAGTTAATATTATTTACTTGCTCTTTTTAGTTCAAATATGTCTTTTCGTCTATCTTTCATGTTTTGCACGCTTCCAAACTCATGTAGTTCCGTTAAGAGGTCTATATCTACGTCAGCTATTAAAACCATTTCAGTATTAGGAGTAGCTTCCGCTTTTATGCCATTTGTTGGAAAAGCAAAGTCACAAGGTGTAAAGACCATTGACTGAGCGAACTGCATATCCATATTATGAACGTTAGGTAGGTTGCCTACGCTTCCGGCTATGGCAACATAACACTCATTTTCAATAGCTCTTGCTTGAGAGCAGTGTCTTACTCTAGAGTAGCCATTTTGGGTATCTGTTAAAAATGGAACAAAAAGAATATCCATACCATCCTCTGCGAGTAGTCTGCTTAACTCCGGAAACTCTGAATCATAACAGATAAGGATTCCTATCTTTCCACAATCGGTGTCAAAGGTTTTTATTTCATGGCCACCCTGCATCCCCCACACTTTTGTCTCATCCGGCGTTACATGTATTTTCTCATAACGGTCTATGGTGCCATCTCGTCTACATAAATAACCTACATTATATAAATGACCATCTTTTATCTCTGGCATGCTTCCGGAGATTATATTTATATTGTAAGAGATTGCAAACTCAGAAAATTTTTGAATGATGTCATGCGTATGTTTTGCCAACTCTCTAATTGCGGCAGGTTCTGACAAATGGTTATTCTCAGCCATCAAAGGAGCATTGAAAAATTCTGGAAATAGAGCAAAGTCAGAACGATAGCCTGATACGCTATCTATAAAGTACTCTGCTTGTTGTAGTAACTCTTCTAGGTTTTTATAGGGTCTCATCTGCCATTGAATTAATCCTAGGCGAACTATTTTTTTCTTTGTAGAAGTGATTTTAGTTGGTTTTTCATAGTAAATATTATCCCACTCAAGTAAAACGGCGAACTCTCCAGACGCTTCATCGCCTTCTAAATATCCTTTTAATATCTTAGATGGATGAAAATCATTGGATATCTGAAAGTTAAGCACAGGGTCGTGAAGCTCTTTTCTTTTTACTTTTTCAATGTACTCTTTGGGCGAAAACTCATTTTCATACTTATGGTAATTTGGAATTCTACCACCAAACGCTATACCTTTTAGATTTAGTTTTTCGCATAGCTCTTTTCTGTAATCATATAGGCGTCTTCCAAGACGTAAACCTCGAAACTTTGGTTTTATAAATACATCAATACCATAAAGCGTATCACCTTTACTGGTATGAGTGTTAAACGTATAGTCGCCTGTTATCTCTTTGTATGTATGATGATGTGAAAACTCATCATAATTTACGATGATTGATAAGGCACATCCAGCTATCTCTCCATCTATTTTGATGATGACTTGACCCTCTTGAAACTTATCTATCAGCGCTTTAAATTGAGACTCTTGCCAATAAGCGTCTGGCATAGTCTCATATGATAAAAGCATGGTCTCTTTTAGCTCTTGATAATCATGCATACCTAAGAACACAAGTTCAATATTTTCTTTTAATTGTATTTCCATTTTTTCCAACTGGTTTTAAAAATTTATATGACTTTTTTAACTTCGGATTATAGCTAAATTAGATTGTAAGATATATGTAGATTTTAAATATTTTTTTGAGAAGTTAGTTAGGAAAATAGTTTCCTAACTAGTAGATTTTAAAGTGTATGACGTGCTTTTACATCATACCTGGCATACCACCCATTTGAGGAGACATTCCAGCTCCTTGAGTAGTCTCTTCTTCGGCAATCTCAAAGATAGCCGCTTCAGTCGTTAAAAGAAGTGAAGAGACAGAAGTCGCGTTTGTAAGTGCCACACGAGCAACTTTAAGTGGGTCGATAATCCCTGCTTCAAACATGTCAACATACTCTCCAGTAGCTGCGTTGAACCCTATGTTTAAGTTCTCTGCACTCTCTACTGCGTTTACTACAACGCCAGTATCAAAACCAGCATTTTTAGCGATCTGTTTCATTGGAGCTTTTACTGCGCGTAAAATGATTTCACAACCAATTTTTTGATCACCTTCAAGGTCAAGCGATACTGTTGCGGCAGCGCGAACAAGAGCAGCTCCACCACCGATGATGATGCCCTCTTCAACGGCAGCTTTTGTCGCACTAAGCGCGTCATCAACTCTGTCTTTTTTCTCTTTCATCTCAGTCTCTGTAGCCGCGCCAACTTTGATAACCGCTACCCCACCTGAAAGTTTTGCTAAGCGCTCTTGTAGTTTCTCTTTGTCATACTCTGAAGTTGTAGCATCTATTTGAACTTTTATCTCAGCGATTCTTGCGTTAACTAAGGCCTCATCACCTGCGCCATTTACGATTACAGTGTTGTCCTTATCTATAACTACGCGAGAACACTGACCTAGCATTTGAATGTTCGCGCCTTCAAGCGTGTGGCCTGTCTCTTCAGAGATAACGGTACCAGCGGTAAGAGTTGCTATATCATGTAACATAGACTTTCTTCTGTCACCAAAACCTGGAGCTTTAACGGCAGAGATGTTTAAAACGCCACGAAGTTTGTTTACAACTAGAGTAGAGAGTGCTTCACCCTCAACGTCTTCAGCGATGATAAGAAGTGGACGAGAAGTCTTTTGAACTTGCTCAAGTACTGGAAGAAGGTCTTGCAGTGAAGATATTTTACTATCTACAAGTAAAATCCAAGGATTTTCAATCTCTGCTATCATCTTTTCAGTATTTGTAATGAAGTAAGGACTTAGGTAACCACGGTCAAACTGCATACCCTCAACTACGTCAAGCTCATCTGAGATACCTTTAGCCTCTTCAACAGTTATAACGCCATCTTGACCAACTCTATCCATAGCTTCTGCAATCATATCACCAATAGCACTATCAGAGTTAGCAGAGATAGTAGCAACTTGAGCGATGTCTTTTTTACCATTTACTACTTTACTAGCAGCTTTTAAGTTTGCTAAGATGACTTCGCAAGCTTTGTCCATACCGCGTTTAACTTCGACAGGGTTAGCTCCAGCTGTAATGTTTCTAAGACCTTCTGAAAAGATTGCGTTTGCTAAAACAGTCGCCGTTGTCGTACCGTCTCCAGCCTCATCAGCCGTTTTTGAAGCAACTTCTTTAACAAGCTGCGCACCCATGTCTTCTAGTTTGTCTTTGAGCTCAATCTCACGAGCAACGGAAACGCCATCTTTAGTGATGACAGGTGCACCATAACTCTTTTGAATAAGAACGTTACGACCACGTGGCCCCATAGTTACTTTTACTGCATTTGTTAGTTTTTCAACACCACGAGCCAATGAATTTCTTGCATCATCTGAAAAAATTATCTCTTTTGCCATCTTTTATTATCCTATTATTCCAAATATGTCTTCAACTTCTAGTACTATGTACTTTGTACCTTCAAACGCAACTTCGTTCCCTGAATACTTTCCAAATAAAACTTCGTTGCCATTTTCTACTTCTGTTACTTCTTTACTAACAGCCACTACTTCACCGCGAGATGGTTTCTCTTTTGCATTGTCGGGAATAATAATTCCTGACATTGTAGTTGTAGCTTCTTCTACACGTTTAATTAAAACTCTTTTTCCTAATGGTTGAAAGTTCATTTATATCCTTTTCATATTTACTTAGTAGTTTATTATAAACACGATTCTATCATAATAGATTTAATCCTAGACCAATCTATATGATAGATAGTATATAATTAAGTGTGAATTTTACATATAAAAGAGTAAATAAAAGGAAAATAAAAGCTTAGTGTGGTTATAATTCCACCCTCTTAAAAGATGTCACGGTAGCTCAGCTGGTTAGAGCACTGGTCTCATAAGCCGGGGGTCGGGGGTTCAAGTCCCCCTCTTGACACCATTTTTTTAAGAGATTTTACACATTCCGGATTAGCTCAGCGGTAGAGTAGGTGACTGTTAATCACTTGGTCACTGGTTCGAATCCAGTATCCGGAGCCACATTTTAAAAACAATCAAACTAAATCTCTCAGAACATCGATAAATAGGTACTTTCAAGCACTATTACATCATTTCAGTTTAGCTATTAAAAAACCTTTATCCGGCTATTTGGCGGGACTTTTGAACATCGAAACAGCACTACTATACAGTAACCTTACCGTTTAGCTCACTTTTTTACCCTACCTATGTTCCGGTACTATTTGCTTTTTTAGAATATTTGTAAGAAACAGATTTCAGATGCTTATTTTTATCACTCAATATCCTTATATTTTAGGTTTTAAACTGCAATGCTTTTTTTGTCGGTAATGAAAATGAGGCTGGATTCTGCTCTAGAATATTGGATTGTTTAGTAGCAATGAGTAATCTGAATTAACTCTAAAACCGGATAAATCCGGTTTAGAAAATGAGTTAAAAAGTATAAGTTAAAATGGAATGAGTTTTTGTCGGTTTTTTGAAAAAAGGATAGAACTATAAAAAGCTCTATATTTATAAGTTCTAAGCTTGAAGCTCTTTGAAGTTTAGCATATTGTTGATAGCGTCTTTTCCTGATTCTGGTGCAAGGTGAGCGTATCGCATTGTCATATCCATAGAAGCGTGATTCATTAATCGCATAACGTTGTATAGTGGTGTGCCAGCAATAACGAGTAAACTTGCGAATGTATGTCTGAGTGAGTGCACCACTATACGATTCTTAGCATCTTTTGGATCTAGTCCAATATTGAAGAGTTTGTCTAGATGCTTTTTTAGTCTCCCTTGTATAGTTCTTGAATTGAATATTTTATCGCTTCTACCTATTACGTAATCGTTAGGTTTAAGCCCTTTAAGTGTCTCTTTTATGTTTGGTAGTAAAGACTCTGAAACATGGGATTTATAGGTGCTTTGAGACTTGAAATCATATATGCTAATGTTGGAGCCAGAAAAAGATTTAGCTGTTAAATTTACAATTGAGTTTAATCTCGCCCCAGTTGAGAGACTCAAGCGAGTAAAGAGATCAAGCTCTTCATCATCTTTAATCGCATCAAGAAGCTGTATGATATTTTCTTGAGTGAGATAATTTATTCTAGCATTGTCGAGTTTGAGATCATCCATTAAGCCATCACATATGTTATGTGAGTTAAAACGAATGTTCTCACTTGTTATCGCATGATTAATAATAGTTGATACAAGGGATATAACATGCTTTGTTGTAGCCTTTGACTTTGTGGAGAGTAGTCTTGTTTTAATTGTGAGTATATCTGCTTTAGTAAGATGGTTTATACTCTTACCTCCTATGTACTCTTTTACATGTAAGTTGTATCTATTTTGAGGGTTATAAGTATCTTTTTTTCCAGAGTCTAAAAGATACTGAAAATAACTCTCAGCGATTGCATTTAATTTTAGTTGTTGCTTGTTCTTCTTATGAGCTAGAGGGTCTTCACCTAGTCTAGTTATATTAATATACTCTATACGCTTGTTATTCGCATAGTTCTCAGTAATGCCATGTGATTTATTCCCCACCTTAACTCTTCGCCATTTACCGCTAGTATTGTTATAACCACAGTAGTAAGTTGTATCACCATTTTTTAAGATGTTTGAATAAACACCGGGAAATTTCTTTGACTTTATCATTGCCATTTCAGTTACCTCCAGTAACAATAGAATACTTTGATTCTATTGTAGAGGTAGTGCAATGACACTGACAGTAAGGAGTACTATATGTGAAATTATTCATTTACTACTCCCTTATATAGTTTTGGTTGTATCGTTAAGAAATTCGGCTACATCGTTAATGTTAAAGATAACTTTTGAGTTTTGTTTATGCCCTAAACGCTTGTATGCAGGCACCCCATATCCTCTTGCGATACTCTTTGCAACATAAGATAGTGATACATCCATAAGCTTTGCAAGGTCTTGTCGTGTAAACACAACTTTTTGGTAAAGTTGAAACAGTTGCTCTACTAATGTTTGCGTAGTTGAGTAATGTTTGTCTATTTGTGTCATAATAGCTCCTCATAATAAAAATATTTGTGCTTGAAAAAAGTACTTGTCCTCAATTCATACAGGAATTTTAAGATAGATATTTAAGAAAATAATGGAAAAATTAGAAGTAATATTTTCCATAAATAGAGGTACTATTGAATTACTTAGACCTAGAAAATGAACTACAAAAAGTAGAGTATAAAGATAACCAAAATAAGATAGAACTTTTAAATTTCACTTCTGAAAATCAGCTCACGATAACCAAAAACCTTCAAAAGCTAAAAGAGCTTTACAACTGCATTAACTTAAATCAAAACTATAATTTTTCAAATTTTGAAGATGATGATATGTTCTTTTTTAGATATTTCCCAAAGATACCACATCGAGATGATGAGAGATACAAAACTATTAAAAAATATGCTTGTAAGTTTAATGCATCAAATAAAACAGACAAGTTCTGTACAGAGCAATATAACTGTTTAATATTTGAACTTGCAGCTAGAGTTCCTAAAAATGTACAAGCTGTAGAAGAAGCTGTGGCTTTGTATGAAAAAAATGAGAGCCAACTGCACCTCTTTTATGATTTAGTTTTTTATAAAGATATAGCTTTAGAGAAAAACAATAGAGAAAAACTCACAAAAGAGGAAGAGAGCGAGCTTTTTTTAATTGCATCACAGTTAAACGATAAAGTTAAAAACCTCCAACTTGTAAGGTATCAATACTATAGCTATGAGAGAGACAAGTTCCAACACTGGTCCATTAACCATAAAATATATGAGATTGTCAATTTGATGGTTGAATGTTTTAGTCTTCCTGTAAAAGAAGAGGTCAATGTCATTGGTGAAACAGATACAGAAACTTTGCAGTTTAAAACTAAAAAATCATACTATTACGATATAGATAGAAGCAATCAATCAAATCACGAGGGTTATTATTTCCAAAATGATAATCACTTTATTAAGACGATAAACTTTACTCAAACATACTACCTAGAGCACATAAATAAGTTGAACGATTTTAGTTACTTAGTCCAAAGCATACCTCTTGCTAAACCATTTGATTTAGGTTTTATGAACTACGAAGATAATCTAGCATACTTTAATCTTCACAGTGGCAATATGACAAAAACTCTACTACCGATATACTATTATCCAGATATAAGTTCTGAGAGTATGGTTAATGTTCAGATTAATGCAAGCTCTGGTAATACAAATGCTATAGAGTTATTTGATAAACTTTATACGTCACTCAAAGGCTCAAAAAAATTAGAATTAGCAAATGAGACTCGTATATTTGATACATTGTTTTTTTATAACAAGACAGGTACTGCCATTGCTGAAGACTTATTCTATTACGATTATTTCTATTATAGAGAAGAACAACAAAAACATATAGTTGAGTATTTAAATCATATACTACAACTAAAACCAGCTACATTCAAAAAAGTTTTTAAAAAAAATACTGATAAAGCTACTCGCAATGAGATGATTCAAGAAGATAGTGAAATCTTAGAAGATGCAATAAGAAAAAAGATAAAAATCATTAAAGACACATTACAAAAAAATCAATAACCTCTCTCTTCATAACTCCAAGATAGACATGTAACACATAGTCAAATCTTGGAAAATTTTACTTTTTTTATTTCCATTATTTACTTTCATTTTCATCGCATAATTACATCATCCATTCAGAAATGGAGTAGTTGTTACCGTTGACGAGCGGTAATTTATCGAAGCGAGTTTTCGCTATGAAGGGTAAAAGGAAGAGAAGATGAGAGCATTAACAAACGACACGGACATTATCAAACAACTAGTAGAGCAGAATGACTATAAAACTATTTATAAACTAGCAAAGAATCTTGATGAGAAAGGTATTGTTGATGGAACATTGATGCTGAGTGTGATGTACCATAATGGTGACTATGTAAAACAGAACTATAAAAGAGAAGTGAAATTACTTAGAAAAGCTACAAAAATGGGGAGTCTACAAGCTAAGTTTAACTTGGCAATGGCATTTGCAACTGGTAGT encodes the following:
- a CDS encoding tyrosine-type recombinase/integrase; protein product: MAMIKSKKFPGVYSNILKNGDTTYYCGYNNTSGKWRRVKVGNKSHGITENYANNKRIEYINITRLGEDPLAHKKNKQQLKLNAIAESYFQYLLDSGKKDTYNPQNRYNLHVKEYIGGKSINHLTKADILTIKTRLLSTKSKATTKHVISLVSTIINHAITSENIRFNSHNICDGLMDDLKLDNARINYLTQENIIQLLDAIKDDEELDLFTRLSLSTGARLNSIVNLTAKSFSGSNISIYDFKSQSTYKSHVSESLLPNIKETLKGLKPNDYVIGRSDKIFNSRTIQGRLKKHLDKLFNIGLDPKDAKNRIVVHSLRHTFASLLVIAGTPLYNVMRLMNHASMDMTMRYAHLAPESGKDAINNMLNFKELQA
- the groL gene encoding chaperonin GroEL (60 kDa chaperone family; promotes refolding of misfolded polypeptides especially under stressful conditions; forms two stacked rings of heptamers to form a barrel-shaped 14mer; ends can be capped by GroES; misfolded proteins enter the barrel where they are refolded when GroES binds); amino-acid sequence: MAKEIIFSDDARNSLARGVEKLTNAVKVTMGPRGRNVLIQKSYGAPVITKDGVSVAREIELKDKLEDMGAQLVKEVASKTADEAGDGTTTATVLANAIFSEGLRNITAGANPVEVKRGMDKACEVILANLKAASKVVNGKKDIAQVATISANSDSAIGDMIAEAMDRVGQDGVITVEEAKGISDELDVVEGMQFDRGYLSPYFITNTEKMIAEIENPWILLVDSKISSLQDLLPVLEQVQKTSRPLLIIAEDVEGEALSTLVVNKLRGVLNISAVKAPGFGDRRKSMLHDIATLTAGTVISEETGHTLEGANIQMLGQCSRVVIDKDNTVIVNGAGDEALVNARIAEIKVQIDATTSEYDKEKLQERLAKLSGGVAVIKVGAATETEMKEKKDRVDDALSATKAAVEEGIIIGGGAALVRAAATVSLDLEGDQKIGCEIILRAVKAPMKQIAKNAGFDTGVVVNAVESAENLNIGFNAATGEYVDMFEAGIIDPLKVARVALTNATSVSSLLLTTEAAIFEIAEEETTQGAGMSPQMGGMPGMM
- a CDS encoding bifunctional GNAT family N-acetyltransferase/carbon-nitrogen hydrolase family protein, giving the protein MEIQLKENIELVFLGMHDYQELKETMLLSYETMPDAYWQESQFKALIDKFQEGQVIIKIDGEIAGCALSIIVNYDEFSHHHTYKEITGDYTFNTHTSKGDTLYGIDVFIKPKFRGLRLGRRLYDYRKELCEKLNLKGIAFGGRIPNYHKYENEFSPKEYIEKVKRKELHDPVLNFQISNDFHPSKILKGYLEGDEASGEFAVLLEWDNIYYEKPTKITSTKKKIVRLGLIQWQMRPYKNLEELLQQAEYFIDSVSGYRSDFALFPEFFNAPLMAENNHLSEPAAIRELAKHTHDIIQKFSEFAISYNINIISGSMPEIKDGHLYNVGYLCRRDGTIDRYEKIHVTPDETKVWGMQGGHEIKTFDTDCGKIGILICYDSEFPELSRLLAEDGMDILFVPFLTDTQNGYSRVRHCSQARAIENECYVAIAGSVGNLPNVHNMDMQFAQSMVFTPCDFAFPTNGIKAEATPNTEMVLIADVDIDLLTELHEFGSVQNMKDRRKDIFELKRASK
- the groES gene encoding co-chaperone GroES, encoding MNFQPLGKRVLIKRVEEATTTMSGIIIPDNAKEKPSRGEVVAVSKEVTEVENGNEVLFGKYSGNEVAFEGTKYIVLEVEDIFGIIG
- the exbD gene encoding TonB system transport protein ExbD produces the protein MAKCKKSKKRFDEINVIPFIDIMLVLLVMVLTTATFIKQGVIPVNLPQAKTSDEEDTKKEVTVYVNAEGKTFFEKEPVSLEVLEQKLAAVEKTQTVILRSDKESKFQDFVSVMDILKKLGHEQLYIVTKK